Proteins from a genomic interval of Paenibacillus lentus:
- a CDS encoding DUF1292 domain-containing protein produces the protein MSKDRIGNEEEPEIIYIPDDEGNEEEFEVIMKFEVDGSDAKYMMVVPLESDEDAEAEEVYAFRYEEDGDDLKLYTIESDDEWEIVEETFNTLVDEFDGEDQD, from the coding sequence ATGTCTAAAGATCGTATCGGCAATGAAGAAGAACCGGAAATTATTTATATCCCTGACGACGAGGGCAATGAGGAAGAGTTTGAAGTCATCATGAAATTTGAGGTTGACGGTTCAGATGCGAAGTATATGATGGTCGTTCCTCTGGAATCAGATGAGGACGCTGAGGCCGAAGAGGTATACGCATTTCGTTACGAGGAAGACGGCGATGATCTAAAGCTGTATACAATTGAGAGTGATGACGAGTGGGAAATTGTGGAAGAAACATTTAATACATTAGTTGATGAGTTCGACGGGGAGGATCAGGATTAA
- a CDS encoding cysteine desulfurase family protein, whose translation MRKIYLDHAASTPMHPEVAEAMMTVMTEKFGNASSVHSFGREAKRMVNGARDRLAASLGCKPEELVFTGGGTESDNLALFGTIQAKKSRGKHIITTAIEHHAVLHSCQQLEKVGFEVTYLPVDRTGRVHPEQVAEALRPDTILVSIMYGNNEVGTLQPIMEIGEIIRSKNADTVFHVDAVQALGAVPIHCNEFPVDLISFSSHKINGPQGVGALYIRKKLMIEPIIYGGLQEKKRRAGTENMAGIIGFAKAAELAADGLFRRREQDLHMRSTLLTSLERTVGRDHYKVNGSEEFYLPHIVNISFPEMQTETMLMNLDMEGIAVASGSACTSGSLEPSHVLEAMNLPQNLLRSAIRFSFGLGNTSEEIEYTAEKVGTILTRLRKKL comes from the coding sequence ATGAGAAAAATATATTTGGATCATGCGGCCTCGACTCCGATGCATCCGGAGGTTGCTGAGGCGATGATGACGGTTATGACCGAAAAATTTGGAAACGCGTCAAGCGTTCATTCCTTTGGTCGGGAAGCGAAGCGGATGGTGAACGGAGCGCGGGACCGACTGGCGGCTTCTCTCGGCTGCAAGCCTGAGGAACTTGTGTTTACGGGAGGCGGCACCGAGAGCGATAATCTGGCGTTATTCGGTACAATACAGGCTAAAAAATCACGCGGTAAGCACATTATAACGACAGCCATAGAGCACCATGCCGTACTGCATTCCTGTCAGCAGCTGGAGAAGGTAGGATTTGAGGTGACGTATCTTCCAGTTGATCGAACTGGTCGCGTCCATCCAGAGCAGGTTGCCGAGGCGCTGCGCCCGGATACCATACTGGTCAGTATTATGTATGGCAACAATGAGGTCGGTACACTGCAGCCGATCATGGAAATCGGAGAAATTATTCGCAGCAAAAACGCTGATACGGTATTCCATGTGGATGCTGTACAGGCCTTAGGAGCGGTTCCGATTCATTGCAATGAATTCCCGGTTGATCTTATTAGCTTTTCCTCGCATAAAATTAATGGACCTCAAGGCGTAGGGGCACTGTACATTCGAAAAAAATTAATGATTGAGCCGATCATATACGGTGGACTACAGGAGAAGAAAAGGCGAGCAGGTACGGAGAATATGGCCGGGATCATCGGTTTTGCCAAAGCCGCGGAGCTTGCTGCTGACGGTCTGTTCAGGAGGAGGGAGCAGGATTTGCACATGCGCTCCACCTTGCTGACAAGTCTTGAGCGAACGGTTGGCCGCGATCATTATAAAGTCAATGGAAGCGAAGAGTTTTATTTGCCGCATATTGTAAATATCAGCTTTCCGGAAATGCAGACAGAGACGATGCTGATGAATCTTGATATGGAAGGAATAGCAGTAGCCAGCGGTTCTGCCTGCACATCGGGATCGCTTGAACCATCGCATGTGCTCGAAGCCATGAATCTCCCACAAAATCTTTTGCGTTCAGCGATTCGGTTTAGCTTTGGTTTGGGTAATACTAGTGAAGAAATCGAGTATACCGCTGAAAAAGTTGGAACCATCCTAACCCGTCTTCGTAAAAAATTATAA
- a CDS encoding DUF1292 domain-containing protein: MSEFSASNVIWTSRVHDAFGSVVELEDEQGNVSYYSVEKEFDVAGGSYAVLRAESGANAEPEIFKIISGQDGVLELVTIDDDDEWENVTELYDELTFPE, encoded by the coding sequence ATGTCGGAATTCTCCGCCAGTAATGTGATTTGGACCTCCCGAGTGCATGATGCATTTGGATCTGTCGTTGAGCTTGAAGATGAACAGGGAAATGTTTCTTATTATTCGGTTGAGAAGGAGTTCGATGTTGCGGGCGGCTCTTATGCTGTTCTCCGCGCTGAAAGTGGAGCAAATGCTGAACCGGAAATATTTAAAATTATCAGCGGGCAGGACGGAGTATTGGAACTCGTCACGATCGATGATGATGATGAATGGGAGAACGTAACAGAACTGTACGATGAACTGACGTTCCCGGAATAG
- the alaS gene encoding alanine--tRNA ligase yields MKSSEIRSKWLDFFASKGHKIEPSASLVPHNDPSLLWINAGMAPLKPYFDGRVKPDNPRIANSQKCIRTNDIENVGKTRRHHTFFEMLGNFSIGDYFKEEAITWAWEFLTGKEWIGFDPERLSVTVYPEDEEAYKLWNEKIGIPAERIIKLEDNFWDIGEGPCGPCTEIFYDRGDAYGDLSDPDCTPGGENERFLEVWNLVFSQFNHNKDGSYTPLPNKNIDTGAGLERFASILQNVNSNFDTDLFMPIIDDTAKISGVQYGASEDSDVAMKVIADHIRTVAFAVADGVLPSNEGRGYVIRRLLRRAVRYGKTLGLDKPFMYSLVKTVGDIMGSYYSDIVAKRDFIEKVIRTEEERFHETLSDGLAILSEISEAAKAEGRSVISGADAFKLYDTYGFPLDLTEDFAAEHGLTVDREGFESEMEGQRKRARAASHKGGSMSVQGGVLADFTTKTEFVGYNELETSTSILAIIANDTFVDVLSAGESGQVILETTPFYAESGGQVSDKGAILSESGNADVEGLFKAPRGQHVHQVLVKSGELRVGAVVKAQVDRKLRSGILKNHTATHLLHKALKEVLGEHVNQAGSLVEPQRLRFDFSHLGSISSEELAEIERKVNEQIWNALDVVIEYKPIDEAKAMGAMALFGEKYGDIVRVVQVGGYSLELCGGCHVNNTAEIGLFKLISESGIGSGVRRIEAVTGSGAYLYMDGQLELLKQSASLLKSNVNEVPKRIEALYQQLKELGRENESLQSKLSRVEAGELTSRIVEVGGTKLLAARVEAASMDMLRNLVDELKIKVPDAVLVLGAAMDDKVNFVVAVPQEQVKQGIHAGKLVKEVAAVCGGGGGGRPDMAQAGGKDVSKLEEALKVAESWIASQR; encoded by the coding sequence ATGAAGTCAAGTGAAATTCGATCCAAATGGCTGGACTTTTTCGCCAGTAAAGGACATAAAATTGAGCCTAGCGCATCCCTCGTTCCCCATAACGATCCTTCATTATTGTGGATTAATGCTGGAATGGCCCCATTAAAGCCTTATTTCGACGGCAGGGTGAAGCCGGACAATCCCCGTATTGCGAATTCGCAGAAATGTATTCGTACGAATGATATTGAGAATGTAGGGAAGACACGGCGCCATCATACCTTTTTTGAGATGCTGGGCAACTTCTCGATCGGCGATTACTTCAAAGAAGAGGCTATTACTTGGGCCTGGGAGTTCCTTACGGGTAAGGAATGGATCGGATTCGATCCCGAACGCCTATCCGTAACGGTCTATCCTGAGGATGAGGAGGCTTACAAGCTGTGGAATGAGAAGATCGGCATCCCTGCGGAGAGAATTATTAAGTTAGAGGATAACTTCTGGGATATCGGCGAAGGACCATGCGGGCCTTGTACGGAAATTTTCTACGACCGCGGCGATGCTTACGGCGATTTGTCTGATCCGGATTGCACACCGGGCGGAGAGAATGAGCGCTTCCTTGAAGTGTGGAATCTCGTCTTCTCGCAATTCAATCATAACAAGGACGGCAGCTACACACCGCTACCTAACAAAAATATTGATACCGGAGCAGGATTGGAACGGTTTGCTTCCATTTTGCAGAACGTAAACTCCAATTTCGATACGGATTTGTTCATGCCGATTATCGATGATACAGCCAAAATATCCGGGGTTCAATACGGGGCAAGCGAAGATAGTGATGTAGCGATGAAAGTTATAGCTGATCATATTCGTACAGTTGCTTTTGCTGTAGCTGACGGCGTGCTGCCGTCCAACGAAGGACGCGGATATGTCATCCGTCGCCTGCTGCGCCGTGCTGTCCGCTACGGAAAGACGCTGGGGCTGGACAAACCGTTTATGTATAGCCTGGTGAAGACGGTTGGCGATATTATGGGCAGCTACTATAGCGATATTGTTGCGAAGCGGGATTTTATTGAGAAGGTCATTCGTACGGAGGAAGAGCGGTTCCATGAAACACTGAGCGATGGACTGGCTATTCTGTCTGAGATTAGCGAGGCAGCCAAGGCGGAAGGCCGCTCGGTCATTAGCGGGGCAGATGCGTTCAAGCTGTATGACACATATGGCTTTCCGCTAGACCTCACCGAGGATTTTGCAGCGGAGCATGGCTTGACTGTAGATCGTGAGGGCTTTGAGTCTGAAATGGAGGGACAGCGCAAGCGTGCCCGGGCTGCAAGTCATAAAGGCGGAAGCATGTCCGTGCAAGGCGGGGTGTTGGCTGATTTTACGACTAAAACGGAATTCGTTGGATATAATGAGCTAGAAACGTCAACTAGCATATTAGCTATAATAGCGAATGACACATTTGTCGATGTGTTATCTGCCGGAGAGAGCGGCCAAGTTATTTTGGAGACAACTCCTTTCTACGCCGAGAGCGGTGGCCAAGTGAGCGATAAAGGGGCAATTCTGAGTGAATCGGGCAACGCTGATGTAGAAGGGTTGTTTAAAGCGCCGCGTGGACAGCATGTTCATCAAGTGTTGGTAAAGTCGGGCGAACTGCGTGTGGGAGCAGTGGTAAAGGCTCAAGTGGATCGGAAGCTGCGCAGCGGGATTTTGAAAAATCATACAGCTACGCATTTGCTTCACAAAGCGCTCAAAGAAGTGCTTGGCGAGCATGTTAACCAAGCCGGCTCCTTAGTCGAGCCGCAGCGCCTGCGCTTTGACTTCTCGCATCTCGGCAGTATTTCTTCCGAGGAACTGGCTGAGATCGAGCGCAAGGTAAATGAGCAAATTTGGAATGCACTGGACGTTGTGATTGAATATAAGCCGATTGACGAAGCCAAAGCGATGGGGGCTATGGCGCTGTTCGGCGAGAAGTATGGTGACATTGTCCGCGTCGTTCAGGTTGGCGGCTACAGTCTGGAGCTTTGCGGAGGCTGTCATGTAAACAATACAGCGGAGATCGGTCTGTTTAAGTTGATCAGCGAAAGCGGCATCGGCTCGGGAGTACGCCGCATTGAGGCGGTAACCGGCAGCGGGGCTTACTTGTACATGGATGGTCAGCTGGAGCTCTTGAAACAATCCGCATCGCTGCTGAAATCAAATGTAAATGAAGTGCCGAAGCGGATCGAGGCGCTCTATCAGCAGTTGAAGGAGCTTGGGCGCGAGAACGAATCGCTGCAGAGCAAGCTGAGCCGGGTTGAAGCCGGGGAACTGACGAGTCGTATCGTCGAGGTAGGAGGAACCAAACTGCTTGCGGCACGTGTAGAAGCAGCAAGTATGGATATGTTAAGGAATTTGGTAGACGAATTGAAAATTAAGGTGCCGGATGCCGTCCTAGTACTTGGCGCAGCGATGGACGATAAAGTCAATTTTGTCGTAGCCGTACCGCAGGAGCAGGTGAAGCAGGGAATTCACGCCGGCAAGCTTGTTAAGGAAGTTGCTGCTGTATGCGGCGGCGGAGGAGGAGGTCGACCGGATATGGCTCAAGCCGGCGGCAAAGATGTCTCTAAGCTGGAGGAAGCTTTGAAGGTCGCGGAATCATGGATTGCATCGCAGCGGTAG
- the ruvX gene encoding Holliday junction resolvase RuvX, whose amino-acid sequence MRIMGLDYGDRRIGVAISDIFGWTAQGVEVIERRREGDEYDRIAELAGQHEVEEIVVGLPKNMNGSVGPRGEICKVFAEELQNRIKVPVHLWDERLTTVSAQRTLIDADVSRKKRRGIVDKMAAVLILQNYLDSKSKK is encoded by the coding sequence ATGAGAATTATGGGTCTGGATTACGGGGATCGCAGAATCGGTGTAGCGATTAGCGATATCTTTGGGTGGACTGCCCAAGGCGTTGAAGTGATAGAACGCCGGCGGGAAGGCGATGAATATGATCGCATTGCTGAACTGGCCGGTCAGCATGAAGTTGAAGAAATCGTCGTTGGTCTGCCGAAGAATATGAATGGATCCGTCGGTCCACGTGGGGAAATATGCAAGGTCTTTGCAGAAGAGCTTCAGAATAGGATCAAGGTGCCGGTTCATCTCTGGGATGAAAGGCTAACTACGGTCTCTGCACAGCGAACGCTTATTGATGCGGATGTTAGCAGGAAGAAGCGCAGAGGAATTGTGGATAAAATGGCCGCAGTTTTGATTTTACAAAACTATTTGGACTCTAAGAGTAAAAAGTGA
- a CDS encoding PRC-barrel domain-containing protein: MRLQDMIGLSVFDVEGGKQVGKVLDVMLNEDWTISGITLEGKALFSSNCKVVLWEDIVAYGEDAVMIRNQQAVRRWEAENIQLTFISGNGKLKELPVLTEDGTMIGYVADVYFEQNLGNTITGIEISDGFISDLMEGRKVLPFTPGMTKGENAIMVPPNSEQRLDQTMNSIHE; this comes from the coding sequence ATGAGACTGCAAGATATGATAGGCTTATCCGTCTTTGATGTAGAAGGCGGTAAGCAGGTCGGTAAAGTCCTCGATGTGATGTTGAATGAAGATTGGACTATCTCAGGGATTACGCTAGAGGGCAAGGCTTTATTTTCCTCTAATTGTAAAGTGGTGCTCTGGGAAGATATCGTCGCTTACGGCGAGGATGCCGTCATGATTCGCAATCAACAGGCTGTCCGCAGATGGGAAGCCGAGAATATACAGCTTACCTTCATTTCAGGTAACGGCAAATTGAAGGAACTTCCTGTTCTCACGGAGGACGGGACGATGATTGGTTATGTTGCGGATGTTTATTTTGAGCAGAATTTGGGAAATACAATTACTGGTATCGAAATCAGCGATGGATTTATATCCGATCTGATGGAGGGGCGTAAAGTATTGCCTTTTACACCAGGGATGACGAAAGGGGAAAATGCGATCATGGTCCCCCCGAACAGTGAACAGCGGCTGGATCAGACCATGAATTCTATCCATGAATAG
- a CDS encoding AI-2E family transporter, which produces MEPIYKNKMFRNGMWMLLALVILYFIWLLRPMFALVYGFLRAVLAPFVIAMIISYILNPVVRMLGGRKVPRTMAVLLIYAVFLTSLSVILINVIPMFIEQLEELGEHLPELTLHTQQMINRWDSSLLPGSIRMGMNNWFFQFEHRLADGISNFLDNIGTTIGVVFNAFIVPFLIFYILKDFEAFERMILHYLPRTRRKSIVALWKDIDDALGNYVRGQLLVCVIIGVLAYFGYMIIGMPFALLFAGVVALCNIIPYLGPFLGAAPALVMATTISWRMVLMVILVNTICQFIESNIISPQVVGRSLHLHPMLIIFALLVGGEIAGVAGLILAVPFFAVGKVLIQHFYTYYVRRKTV; this is translated from the coding sequence GTGGAACCGATTTATAAAAATAAAATGTTCCGCAATGGAATGTGGATGCTGCTAGCACTCGTCATTCTCTATTTTATTTGGCTGCTCCGTCCAATGTTTGCTCTTGTCTATGGTTTTCTTAGGGCGGTACTCGCTCCTTTTGTCATAGCGATGATCATATCCTATATCCTTAATCCTGTAGTGCGGATGCTGGGCGGCCGTAAAGTGCCGAGGACGATGGCGGTGCTGTTAATTTATGCGGTCTTCCTGACCAGCCTTTCCGTTATATTGATCAATGTGATACCGATGTTCATTGAGCAGCTTGAGGAGCTTGGGGAGCATCTGCCTGAGCTGACATTACATACTCAGCAAATGATCAATCGCTGGGACAGTAGCTTGCTGCCCGGCAGCATTCGGATGGGGATGAATAATTGGTTCTTCCAATTCGAGCATCGCCTCGCTGATGGAATTTCTAATTTTTTAGACAATATCGGAACGACGATCGGAGTCGTCTTCAATGCGTTCATCGTTCCTTTTCTCATTTTCTATATACTTAAAGATTTTGAGGCATTCGAGCGTATGATATTGCATTACTTACCGCGTACCCGCCGCAAATCCATCGTTGCTTTATGGAAAGATATCGACGATGCGCTGGGCAATTATGTGCGGGGGCAGTTGCTCGTTTGCGTCATTATCGGGGTGCTCGCCTATTTCGGTTATATGATTATTGGCATGCCCTTTGCACTGCTGTTTGCTGGAGTCGTTGCCTTATGCAACATCATCCCTTACCTTGGTCCCTTTCTGGGGGCAGCGCCAGCTTTGGTCATGGCGACAACGATTTCGTGGCGTATGGTGTTAATGGTGATCCTAGTCAATACGATCTGCCAATTTATTGAGAGCAATATTATCTCTCCTCAGGTTGTGGGGAGATCGCTGCACCTGCACCCGATGCTCATTATTTTCGCCTTGCTCGTCGGTGGGGAAATCGCTGGCGTAGCGGGCTTGATTCTCGCGGTGCCTTTTTTTGCGGTGGGCAAAGTGCTCATTCAGCATTTTTATACGTATTATGTTCGCCGTAAAACGGTCTAA
- a CDS encoding IreB family regulatory phosphoprotein translates to MDYMDKTVKFNVKGDEQEASAQEILLTVYEALQDKEYNPINQIVGYLLSGDPAYIPRHNNARSLVRKKERDELIEELVRFYMSSHR, encoded by the coding sequence ATGGACTATATGGATAAAACCGTCAAGTTTAATGTCAAGGGTGATGAGCAGGAGGCGTCTGCGCAGGAGATTCTTCTTACGGTATATGAAGCTCTACAGGACAAAGAATATAACCCAATCAACCAGATTGTAGGATACCTGTTGTCAGGAGATCCGGCATATATACCACGCCACAATAATGCGAGGAGCCTGGTGCGCAAGAAAGAACGCGACGAATTGATTGAAGAACTGGTAAGGTTTTATATGTCCAGTCACCGTTAG